A region of the Scomber scombrus unplaced genomic scaffold, fScoSco1.1 SCAFFOLD_357, whole genome shotgun sequence genome:
ttcaatgcagtatgatgttcatttgggacattttggcctccctgattttatatgtgacgataaagcagggtatgcattagggcgtggctacgtcgtgattgacaggttgattggttcacaggttcaggagggcgcctcatgctcctcctgatgcccatataagtagaatccctgtttttatttttcccagcatgcacctgaaattttcaagatggcgctgctcagatccgatactattggcctccgagcagcagtccaccaaccaatgggtgacgtcatggatgttacgtccattttatatacagtctatggttagtTCTTGGTTTTGGGTGTAAGCTCTAGTTTATTCAGGGTTTATGTGCTATGTTGATAACTTCTCCCTGTAACTGTCGACTTTCAGCAACCCTCCTGTTgacttcgagtcaaggaaggaagggaggaagaaggaaggatgggagggaggaagaaaggatggaagggagggagggaggaaggaagggaggaaaggaaagaaggatggaggaaagaaggaaggtaggagggagggaggaaagaaggaaagaggaaagaaagaagggaggaaggatggatggaagggaggaagaaggaaggatggaagggaggaagaaggaaggaaaggaggaaggaagggaggaagaagttaGTCTCCAgtaggatctctgatgtcagcagtgatttgtgttattcttcgtttatacactaaagcacaacctgtatctatagcaaccatagaacaacctgtatctatggcaaccataacacaacctgtatctatagcaaccatagaacaacctgtatctatagcaaccataacacaacctgtatctatagcaaccatagaacaacctgtatctatagcaaccataacacaacctgtatctatagcaaccataacacaacctgtatctatagcaaccataggacaacctgtatctatagcaaccatagaacaacctgtatctatagcaaccatagaacaacctgtatctatagcaaccgtaacacaacctgtatctatagcaaccgtaacacaacctgtatctatagcaaccatagaacaacctgtatctatagcaaccataacacaacctgtatctatagcaaccatagaacaacctgtatctatagcaaccatagaacaacctgtatctatagcaaccataacacaacctgtatctatagcaaccataacacaacctgtatctatagcaaccataggacaacctgtatctatagcaaccatagaacaacctgtatctatagcaaccatagaacaacctgtatctatagcaaccgtaacacaacctgtatctatagcaaccgtaacacaacctgtatctatagcaaccatagaacaacctgtatctatagcaaccgtaacacaacctgtatctatagcaaccgtaacacaacctgtatctatagcaaccgtaACACAATCTgctggtctgtctgtgcattacattcctcatacaagtgctaaacattgacctaaaagttaaatgagtTCAATAGATTCTAGTTTTTGAGACACACTCGAGTTCCTCtgtctatagcaaccataacacaacctgtatcttccttccttcctcctttccttccttctctccttccttccttccttcctcctttccttccttcttccttcctcatcaGACTCAGACTTCAGACTCACCGATCAGGAACTCCAGCTGGTAGTCGTCCGCCTCGGTGGGCGGACGGTTGAAGGTGACGCGGATCAGGAACTCCTTACCGCGACGGACCACCAGGTTGGGCGTGTCGTAGGCGCTGGTGTGGTGGTTGGCTTTGTTTGTGTCCAGACACATGTCAATGCCTCCGTCCACCACCGCCAGAGCTCCTGATGGAGGGAAAGGTTCAGTACAGTATGTTTCTActcattatattcatttataagaACCAGAACTTCCTCTTtatattgaacacatcacttcctgtcctgcagcagcttcattgGCTCCcatttttagaatattttacagctaaattacagtaaaaatacaatattttacagttaaatgcTGCTTTGAATGGCGtctttaaatacaattattataattagcTCACCTTCACCGGGTCCGTATGATCTGGGCGCCGCATCTGAGGCTGAAAAAGGTTCGTCAAAAAAATCATCGCCTTCACTGAAGTTGGACGTCGGCACCTGAAGGAAGTTTAAAAATCAtcaaaggaggaaagaaagacagaaaaaagcctaaaagtaaaagttaatagtaatagtataagttaaaattacaataaataaaaaggatataaataatgattaaaaacaacataaaagtagaactttaaaataaattgtaataaattGCAGTAAATCATGTTGtcagtattaaataaaatataatataatataatataatataatataatataatataatataatataatataatataatataatataatataatataatataatataacataacataacatgatataatataatataatataatataatataatataatataatataatataatataatataacattatataatataatataatataacataacataatataatataatataatataatataatataatataatataatataatataatataatatataatataatataacataatataatataatataacataatataatataatataacataatataatataatataatataatataacataatataatataatataatataatataatataatataatataatataatataatataatataacataatataatataacataatataacataatataatataatataatataatataatataatataatataatataatataatatcatataatataatataatataatataatataatataacataatataatataatataatataacataatataatataatataatataatataatataatataatataatataatataatataatataatataatataatataacataacataacataacatgataaaataaaataaaataaaataaaataaaataaaataaaataaaataaaataaaataaaataaaataaaataaaataaaataaaataaaataaaataaaataaaataaaaatattaccGGTCCATTATAGCGGCCCCTGATCTTCCTGTCTTTGGGTCGTTGAGACATGACGGCAAAAGGTTTTCACCAGAGATCAAtaaactgaaagagaaaaatacatatttatcatattaatcatatttatataataataataaaccttcTCAGTGTCAtctgaaacaacacacacacacaattagataaaataaaaatataaagagagaaaaaactaaataatgaaaaagaaaaattaaatatgaaatggaAGATATTTTAGTAAACATATTTTACgctataaaatacaacaaataaataaatacattattattattatttaaaaaatgtcagtattACAGTAGTTTATAGTGaggatttacagtaaaaacatgcTGATTTTTAACAGTGTTTATATCTGTCCAATCTTTAATAAatatggtttttattttaaagtataatctgaagaattacaacagaaaataactaataataaaacaaataaaacaacagtataataataatgaagaagCAGAGATGAGTCTCACCtgtcagaggaagagaaactTCGTCTGGTCGATCCGAGGATGATCAGAGTCAGCTGCTACAtcactttatatacacacactgcttcctgttttaatacacacacacacacacacacacacacacacacacacacacacacacacacacacacacacacacacacacacacacacagagacacacacacacacacacacacacagagagacacacacacacacacacacacacacacacacagacacacacacacacacacacagagacacaaacacacacacacgcagagacacacacacacacagagacacacacacacacagagacacacacacacacacacacacacacacacacacacacacacacacagtttctgcCTGCTGGAGATTAAATATTTAGAATAGTCTGATtagatattaatattaatattttattaatattattattaatattattattaatatttttttattattattattattattattattaatattattattattattataataattattattatgtaaacGCAGCAGAAACCTGAAGAAGGAGGAAGTGTTTTATTAAAGTGACCTCGACCCAAACTGAGAGACTTCTGCTTTCTGACGATCACTGTGACATTAAACATGAACCGCtgttaaaaatattaaatataaactcaggaaaataaaaaaacaaggaacTTTTAACCAGTTCTCCTTTAGTTGgtgttgattttatgtgtatatatttttaatttgtgcgggcagtgcattttattttattttattgctttatctttttattgtgcttctatttattgtgtttgatcttgttgtgcagcactttgtaaaccttgtgtttgttaaaatcctgctttataaataaagttattggATTAACCTGTAGTTAATCACAAAGAGCCTGAAGTccaaataaaagtgtttttatttttcctcttttttatcgttcttttgtggttacaccatttgacattttcaggagcattcagtctccctttctttctcctcttccttctctctttctttctcctttcttttttctcctcttcctcccttttctttctttcattctttctttctttctttttttctcctcttcctcccttttctttctttcattctttctttctttctttttttctcctcttcctcctcccttttttctcctcttccttctctctttctttctttctttctttctttcattctttctttctttcttttttctcctcttcctcctcccttttttctcctcttccttctctctttctttctttctttctttctttcattctttctttctttctcctcttcctcctcccttttttctcctcttccttctctctttctttctcctttctttctttctttctttctttctt
Encoded here:
- the LOC133977138 gene encoding coagulation factor XIII A chain-like, translating into MSQRPKDRKIRGRYNGPVPTSNFSEGDDFFDEPFSASDAAPRSYGPGEGALAVVDGGIDMCLDTNKANHHTSAYDTPNLVVRRGKEFLIRVTFNRPPTEADDYQLEFLIGSDPTPNTGSRIVVTFGARHVNSWAGSIVSTQGSTLTLSITPSPKSIVGKFRTYVAIDAGTMQHTPRNTSTDMYVLFNAWCQGRKSLTAPWWLKELLFDFRGEISFL